Proteins encoded by one window of Sediminicoccus rosea:
- a CDS encoding Bug family tripartite tricarboxylate transporter substrate binding protein, giving the protein MWSRRLLLIAAPSLAAPRVARAAYPDRPIRVIVPFAAGGNTDILARILTARMAERLGVTMVIENRAGAGGSVGAELVARATPDGHTLLFGAGGPLTANPVLQARLPYDVERDFRPIGLVGILPMVCQVTPRLAARSLPELLALMRARPGQVTVATPGNGSAAHLALELLMANAGVRASHVPYRGGSAMIPDLINGAVEAALVELPSAYPLHRDNQAPIIAIATEQRSPLLPSVGTFIEAGLPGFTAGSYGGLLAPSGASPEVVARLHAALAATLGEAAVLSRIAEVGAIPSSESQRSPDGFAAFLRQELTKARRAAELAGLRPA; this is encoded by the coding sequence ATGTGGTCACGCCGCCTGCTGCTCATCGCAGCGCCCAGCCTCGCCGCCCCGCGCGTGGCCCGCGCCGCCTACCCGGACCGTCCGATCCGCGTGATCGTGCCCTTCGCGGCCGGCGGCAACACGGACATCCTCGCGCGCATCCTGACCGCACGCATGGCCGAGCGGCTCGGCGTGACCATGGTGATCGAGAACCGTGCCGGCGCGGGCGGCAGCGTGGGCGCCGAGCTTGTCGCGCGCGCCACGCCGGATGGACACACGCTGCTGTTCGGCGCGGGCGGCCCGCTGACGGCGAACCCGGTGCTGCAGGCCCGGCTGCCCTATGACGTGGAGCGCGATTTCCGGCCGATCGGCCTGGTCGGCATCCTCCCGATGGTGTGCCAGGTGACGCCGCGCCTGGCCGCGCGGAGCCTTCCAGAGCTGCTCGCCCTGATGCGCGCGCGGCCGGGTCAGGTGACGGTGGCGACGCCGGGCAATGGCAGCGCCGCCCATCTGGCGCTGGAACTGCTCATGGCGAATGCGGGCGTTCGCGCCTCGCATGTGCCCTATCGCGGTGGCAGCGCCATGATCCCGGACCTGATCAACGGGGCGGTGGAGGCGGCGCTGGTGGAACTGCCCTCCGCCTATCCGCTGCACCGGGACAACCAGGCGCCGATCATCGCGATCGCGACGGAGCAGCGCTCGCCGCTGCTGCCGAGTGTGGGCACCTTCATCGAGGCCGGACTGCCCGGCTTCACCGCCGGCAGCTACGGCGGATTGCTGGCGCCGAGCGGGGCCTCGCCCGAGGTGGTGGCGCGCCTGCATGCGGCGCTGGCCGCGACGCTGGGTGAGGCCGCGGTGCTCTCCCGCATCGCCGAGGTGGGGGCCATTCCGTCGAGCGAAAGCCAACGTTCGCCCGACGGCTTCGCCGCCTTCCTGCGGCAGGAACTGACCAAGGCGCGGCGGGCGGCCGAACTGGCGGGCCTGCGCCCCGCGTAA
- a CDS encoding MarR family winged helix-turn-helix transcriptional regulator has product MPPDQVARQDDRRHIGYLITDVARMMRAAFDRRARQIGLTRPQWQVLSRLHRYPGITQTELAEMLEMERATAGRMLDRLERRGWLVRSADPADRRVNRLHLTAEADGIQAEMGRIATEFLDEAMSGLAEEERTILTAMMERVKLQLQTMGPRGAREDAA; this is encoded by the coding sequence ATGCCGCCCGACCAGGTCGCCCGGCAGGATGACCGCCGCCACATCGGCTACCTCATCACCGATGTGGCGCGCATGATGCGTGCCGCCTTCGACCGCCGCGCCCGGCAGATCGGCCTGACGCGCCCGCAATGGCAGGTCCTGAGCCGGCTGCACCGCTATCCCGGCATCACCCAGACCGAATTGGCCGAGATGCTGGAGATGGAGCGCGCGACCGCCGGACGCATGCTGGACCGGCTGGAGCGGCGCGGTTGGCTGGTCCGCAGCGCCGACCCGGCCGACCGCCGGGTGAACCGCCTGCACCTGACCGCCGAGGCCGATGGCATCCAGGCCGAGATGGGCCGCATCGCCACCGAATTCCTGGACGAGGCAATGAGCGGCCTGGCCGAGGAGGAGCGCACCATCCTCACCGCCATGATGGAGCGCGTGAAGCTGCAGCTCCAGACGATGGGCCCGCGCGGGGCGCGGGAGGATGCCGCATGA
- a CDS encoding LLM class flavin-dependent oxidoreductase, with protein sequence MQFGIFDQNDRGRLPLADQYEHRLRLAALYDELGFDRYHMSEHHATPLSTAPSPSVFIAALTQRTRRLRLCPLVYLLPTYHPLRLAEEMCMLDHLSRGRFEFGIGRGASPHELAALGVDVADAREMYTEALAVIRGFFAAGDSFTHMGRFWQIHDVPKEIAPLQQPHPAIWYALASPDSTVWPAQNGVNVLCGGPVARVRAVTDRYRAEWRIAHPQGGTEPLIGVNRYILVADTDAEALELGRAAWPTFYRHFMKLWHKHGTQPVNAKLPPDFDTLVEAGQAVAGSPSTVREALLGQVRAGGLNYLIGNFTFGGLAPANVEASVRLYAAEVMPALREISAVPA encoded by the coding sequence ATGCAGTTCGGCATCTTCGACCAGAATGACCGCGGCCGCCTGCCGCTGGCAGACCAGTACGAGCATCGCCTCCGCCTGGCCGCGTTGTATGACGAGCTGGGCTTCGACCGCTACCACATGAGTGAACACCACGCGACGCCGCTCAGCACCGCGCCCTCGCCCAGTGTGTTCATCGCAGCACTGACCCAGCGCACGCGGAGACTGCGCCTCTGCCCACTCGTCTATCTGCTGCCGACCTACCATCCGCTTCGCCTGGCGGAGGAGATGTGCATGCTCGACCATCTCAGCCGCGGCCGCTTCGAATTCGGTATTGGCCGCGGCGCCTCGCCGCATGAGCTGGCCGCGCTCGGAGTGGATGTGGCGGATGCCCGGGAGATGTACACCGAGGCGCTGGCGGTGATCCGCGGCTTCTTCGCCGCTGGGGATTCCTTCACGCACATGGGCCGATTCTGGCAGATCCATGACGTACCCAAGGAGATCGCGCCGCTGCAGCAGCCGCATCCGGCGATCTGGTACGCGCTGGCTTCCCCGGACTCCACCGTATGGCCCGCGCAGAACGGCGTGAACGTGCTCTGCGGCGGCCCGGTGGCGCGGGTGCGCGCGGTGACCGACCGCTACCGTGCCGAATGGCGCATCGCCCACCCGCAGGGCGGGACAGAGCCATTGATCGGCGTGAACCGCTACATCCTTGTAGCCGATACGGATGCCGAGGCGCTGGAGCTGGGCCGCGCCGCTTGGCCCACCTTCTACCGCCACTTCATGAAGCTCTGGCACAAGCACGGCACACAGCCGGTGAACGCCAAGCTCCCGCCGGATTTCGACACGCTGGTCGAGGCCGGCCAGGCCGTCGCCGGCTCGCCCTCCACGGTGCGCGAGGCGCTGCTGGGCCAGGTGCGGGCCGGCGGGCTCAACTACCTGATCGGCAACTTCACCTTTGGCGGCCTGGCGCCCGCGAATGTCGAGGCCTCGGTGCGGCTCTACGCGGCCGAGGTGATGCCGGCGCTGCGCGAGATCAGCGCCGTTCCGGCCTGA
- a CDS encoding aldo/keto reductase — protein MLGYGCGAIGGLMVKGTAAEQDRAIGRALDHGITYFDTAAVYGDGASERNLGRALRGLSARPVIGTKVRVFTAQRGDIAGRITASLEESLARLGTDSVDIFQLHNPITLAGQEPALTPEQILNEAVPALERARAAGKFRFFGITGLGDAAALRHVLDVGGFATAQIPYNLLNPSGIAPARPDAPDLGGIIRHAAARDVGVMAIRILAGGALSGTAARSPLGVAKVEPIASGASYAADVAAAQRFRPLIAAGHAADLVELALRFVIGAPEIATNIIGTSSLEELDHAVAAVAKGALPAALFQG, from the coding sequence GTGCTCGGCTACGGGTGCGGGGCGATCGGCGGCCTGATGGTCAAGGGCACGGCGGCCGAGCAGGACCGCGCCATCGGCCGCGCGCTGGACCACGGCATCACCTATTTCGACACCGCCGCCGTCTATGGCGACGGCGCCTCCGAACGCAATCTCGGCCGCGCGCTGCGCGGGCTTTCGGCCCGGCCCGTCATCGGCACGAAGGTCCGCGTCTTCACCGCACAGCGGGGCGACATCGCGGGCCGCATCACCGCCTCGCTGGAGGAGAGCCTTGCCCGGCTGGGCACGGACAGCGTGGATATCTTCCAGCTGCACAACCCGATCACGCTGGCCGGGCAGGAGCCTGCCCTCACGCCGGAGCAGATCCTGAACGAGGCGGTGCCGGCCCTGGAGCGCGCCCGTGCGGCGGGGAAGTTCCGCTTCTTCGGGATCACGGGCCTCGGGGATGCCGCAGCGCTGCGGCATGTCCTCGATGTGGGCGGCTTTGCCACCGCGCAGATCCCCTACAACCTGCTGAACCCGAGCGGCATCGCCCCCGCGCGCCCCGATGCGCCGGATCTCGGCGGCATCATCCGCCACGCGGCGGCGCGGGATGTCGGCGTCATGGCCATCCGCATCCTGGCCGGCGGCGCGCTGAGCGGGACGGCGGCGCGCAGCCCGCTGGGCGTGGCCAAAGTGGAGCCGATCGCCTCCGGCGCGAGCTACGCCGCGGATGTGGCGGCGGCGCAGCGATTCCGACCGCTGATCGCGGCGGGCCACGCGGCGGACCTGGTGGAGCTGGCGCTGCGCTTCGTGATCGGCGCGCCGGAGATCGCGACCAACATCATCGGCACCTCCAGCCTGGAAGAGCTGGACCATGCCGTGGCAGCGGTGGCGAAGGGCGCGCTGCCGGCAGCGCTGTTCCAGGGCTGA
- a CDS encoding Npun_F0296 family exosortase-dependent surface protein encodes MQRKYRWGIALAPCALAWQWGLTQQAVANDDVIMSTSLTSVAQSATVNLLDLGAGERPGLVSQETVRFGSDASAGVITYSGTSGIYMGNVAGTTAAPWTPTGLETRNYFSTQPRGDITISYGQNQQYFGIMWGSVDSYNTLSFYNNDRLVEQVTGRDVTSNPNGSQAAKGTYFANFNFNGDTGFNRVVFASSSPAFEFNMIAFSTRTQAITPTDLAKLGPQPGPQTVTVPVNAAPVAGSPLLLGLLGLLRRRRRKAAG; translated from the coding sequence ATGCAACGCAAATACCGCTGGGGGATCGCGCTCGCGCCCTGCGCCCTGGCCTGGCAATGGGGCCTGACCCAGCAGGCGGTGGCCAATGACGATGTCATCATGTCCACGAGCCTCACCAGTGTCGCGCAGTCGGCGACGGTGAACCTGCTCGACCTCGGCGCCGGCGAGCGGCCCGGGCTGGTGAGCCAGGAGACGGTGCGCTTCGGCAGCGACGCCAGCGCCGGCGTCATCACCTATTCCGGCACCTCGGGCATCTACATGGGCAATGTGGCGGGCACCACCGCGGCGCCCTGGACCCCCACCGGGCTCGAGACCCGCAACTACTTCTCCACGCAGCCCCGGGGCGACATCACCATCAGCTACGGCCAGAACCAGCAGTATTTCGGCATCATGTGGGGCTCGGTGGACAGCTACAACACGCTGTCCTTCTACAACAATGACCGTCTCGTCGAGCAGGTCACCGGACGGGACGTGACCAGCAACCCGAATGGCAGCCAGGCGGCGAAGGGCACCTATTTCGCCAACTTCAACTTCAATGGTGACACGGGGTTCAACCGCGTGGTCTTCGCCAGCAGCTCGCCCGCCTTCGAATTCAACATGATCGCCTTCTCGACGCGCACCCAGGCCATCACGCCGACGGATTTGGCGAAGCTCGGCCCACAGCCCGGGCCGCAGACCGTCACCGTTCCGGTGAATGCCGCGCCGGTGGCAGGCTCCCCGCTGCTGCTCGGCCTGCTCGGCCTCTTGCGCCGCCGGCGCCGCAAGGCCGCCGGCTGA
- a CDS encoding Bug family tripartite tricarboxylate transporter substrate binding protein codes for MKARSWLGLLTFLLVATPALAQQALQPGGGTVRLVLAGAPGSAADAVARVLAEPLAEILGQPVVVENVPGGGGVLGATRVMQSRRDGMTILSAVSGSLIGPMLDSNLPYVIGRDLLPVSQITAAMAVFVVRAGLPVNTLQEFVTRAKSTREPLAFGNYGYGSASHLQGMLLARQLGLDAEPVPFSGTAQFISELIAGRLCCGFIDAGSARDFIRNGQLRPLGVTGPRRIRDLPDVPTLTELGLTSFDPQIWQGVFLPAGTPPAIVAAIGRAMGEAVRRPGPTNLIRGVGYEPVGSSPEEFAAMIAHDAPIWRRIIEDTGVRIR; via the coding sequence ATGAAGGCACGATCCTGGCTGGGGCTCCTGACGTTCCTGCTCGTGGCGACGCCGGCCCTGGCACAGCAGGCGTTGCAGCCCGGCGGCGGGACGGTGCGCCTCGTGCTGGCCGGCGCGCCCGGCAGCGCCGCCGATGCGGTGGCCCGCGTGCTGGCGGAACCGCTCGCGGAGATCCTGGGCCAGCCGGTCGTCGTCGAAAATGTCCCGGGCGGCGGCGGCGTCCTGGGCGCCACGCGCGTCATGCAGTCGCGCCGCGACGGGATGACCATACTCTCCGCAGTCTCGGGTTCGCTGATCGGGCCGATGCTCGACAGCAACCTGCCCTATGTCATCGGGCGGGACCTGCTGCCGGTGTCGCAGATAACGGCGGCGATGGCGGTCTTCGTCGTGCGCGCGGGCCTGCCCGTCAACACGCTGCAGGAGTTCGTCACTCGCGCGAAGAGCACGCGCGAGCCGCTGGCCTTCGGCAATTACGGCTACGGTTCCGCGAGCCATCTGCAGGGGATGCTGCTGGCCCGGCAGCTGGGGCTGGATGCGGAACCCGTCCCTTTCAGCGGCACCGCGCAATTCATCTCCGAATTGATCGCGGGGCGGCTGTGCTGCGGCTTCATTGATGCGGGGTCAGCGCGCGACTTCATCCGCAACGGGCAGCTCCGCCCGCTCGGCGTCACCGGGCCACGCCGTATCCGGGACCTGCCCGATGTGCCCACGCTCACGGAACTCGGCCTGACAAGCTTCGACCCGCAGATCTGGCAGGGCGTGTTTCTCCCGGCCGGCACGCCACCCGCCATCGTGGCCGCCATCGGCCGCGCGATGGGCGAGGCGGTCCGCCGCCCGGGTCCCACGAACCTCATCCGCGGCGTGGGCTATGAGCCGGTCGGCAGCAGCCCCGAGGAATTCGCGGCGATGATCGCACATGATGCGCCCATCTGGCGCCGCATCATCGAGGATACGGGCGTGCGCATCCGCTGA
- a CDS encoding MFS transporter: MNAPAPEPDSAALRPSDARTSPFSQRSFRFQWPSDLTVSWAFEMETLLLAWFVLVETGSVIWLTAFGALQFVGTLISPLYGVAGDRLGQRRVLSAMRAAYVVQACCIAALALSGQLSVVAVFTIAFFMGLVRPSDIGVRNALIAATMPAPLLAKAIGIERVSMDAARVVGALTGAGIVAVLGMGQAYVVVALLYLVSFALTFGIREPPRDAGARTPASIISIRQELGAGIAYARRTPALMAALFLACLANFAAYPLTGGLLPHVAREVYQIDQTGLGTLFACFSGGAVLGSLLVSLRGVGPQPARVMIVSAALWFALLIVFAQVESVWIGMALLMITGFLQSLCMVPMSVLILRITAAAFRGRVMGLRMLAIYGLPVGLLLTGLGIANIGFTATATFFAGFGLLATLAIAWHWRAALWRMPAG; this comes from the coding sequence ATGAACGCGCCTGCGCCCGAACCTGACTCCGCGGCCCTGCGGCCTTCCGATGCCAGAACCTCGCCCTTCAGCCAGCGCAGTTTCCGCTTCCAATGGCCGTCGGACCTCACCGTCTCCTGGGCCTTCGAGATGGAGACTCTGCTGCTCGCGTGGTTCGTGCTGGTCGAGACAGGCTCGGTCATCTGGCTCACCGCGTTTGGCGCGCTGCAATTCGTCGGAACGCTGATTTCGCCACTCTACGGCGTGGCGGGGGACAGGCTCGGACAGCGGCGCGTGCTGTCGGCCATGCGGGCGGCTTATGTCGTACAGGCGTGCTGTATCGCTGCCCTGGCGCTCAGCGGCCAGTTGAGCGTGGTGGCGGTGTTCACCATCGCGTTCTTCATGGGGCTGGTGCGGCCCTCCGACATCGGTGTGCGCAACGCACTGATTGCCGCGACCATGCCCGCGCCCCTGCTGGCCAAGGCGATCGGGATCGAGCGCGTCAGCATGGATGCCGCGCGCGTCGTCGGCGCGCTGACCGGCGCGGGCATCGTGGCCGTTCTGGGGATGGGCCAGGCCTATGTGGTGGTGGCGCTGCTCTATCTCGTCAGCTTCGCGCTCACCTTCGGAATCCGTGAGCCGCCCAGGGATGCTGGCGCGCGCACACCGGCCTCGATCATTTCCATCCGCCAGGAGCTGGGCGCGGGCATCGCCTATGCGCGCAGGACGCCCGCGCTGATGGCGGCATTGTTCCTCGCCTGCCTTGCCAACTTCGCCGCCTACCCGCTGACGGGCGGCCTGCTGCCGCATGTCGCGCGCGAGGTGTACCAGATCGACCAGACCGGCCTGGGCACGCTCTTCGCGTGCTTTTCAGGAGGTGCCGTCCTGGGCTCGCTGCTCGTCAGCCTGCGCGGCGTCGGGCCGCAACCAGCCAGGGTGATGATCGTATCGGCTGCACTCTGGTTCGCCTTGCTGATCGTGTTCGCGCAGGTGGAAAGCGTCTGGATCGGCATGGCGTTGCTGATGATCACCGGCTTCCTGCAAAGCCTGTGCATGGTTCCGATGTCGGTGCTGATCCTTCGCATCACCGCCGCGGCGTTTCGTGGACGGGTCATGGGCCTGCGCATGCTCGCCATCTACGGGCTGCCGGTGGGGCTCCTGCTGACCGGGCTTGGCATCGCCAACATCGGCTTCACCGCGACCGCGACATTCTTCGCGGGCTTCGGGCTCCTGGCGACGCTGGCCATCGCCTGGCATTGGCGTGCGGCACTCTGGCGCATGCCGGCGGGCTGA
- a CDS encoding DHA2 family efflux MFS transporter permease subunit yields the protein MSGVSSEDLSVPRRIAILAAVVLGSTLYATTLLVASSLLPQMQGSFAATPDEIAWTTTFNILATAIVTPTTGFLVARFGRRRVMIVCVTGFTIATWLCGQAESLEAIILWRIVQGGIGAPVVPLSNAIVLDSFPRHQAGLVSSIYGMTVVLGPVIGPVLGGVLAETYNWRWAFYMIVPAGALAAVALHFALPPDRAEPRQPMDWLGFLLLATAIACVQLVLSRGQRLDWFESTEIILEACIAVLAFYAFVVHCLTTERPFLNLRLLRHRNYALGLILVFIYGMVNFTPIVLLPTLLQQHAGYPDSIIGMIVGYRGLGGVIGFGLTLLIGRWDPRIGMSIGFGLLVVSGLWLMSLDLNAGVNLLLANSVLQGIAVGIIWVPLTVLTFGDLDSRDTPEGMSVFHLLRNIGSSLFISLSVTEIVRSSTMNYSRMMEMLSPYNRALLWPGTMGGWETETAQGLARLSREVDRQAAMIGHLNAFGMYMAVSGLAILFVLLVRGRRR from the coding sequence GTGTCCGGTGTGAGCAGCGAGGACCTCTCCGTCCCGCGCCGGATCGCGATCCTGGCGGCGGTGGTGCTGGGCTCGACGCTCTACGCGACGACGCTGCTGGTCGCCTCGTCCCTCCTGCCGCAGATGCAGGGCAGCTTCGCCGCGACACCGGACGAGATCGCCTGGACGACCACCTTCAACATCCTGGCCACGGCCATCGTGACGCCGACCACGGGCTTCCTGGTTGCGCGATTTGGCCGCAGGCGCGTGATGATCGTCTGCGTCACCGGATTCACCATTGCCACCTGGCTCTGCGGCCAGGCCGAATCGCTGGAGGCCATCATTCTCTGGCGCATCGTGCAGGGCGGCATCGGCGCGCCTGTCGTGCCGCTCTCCAACGCCATCGTGCTGGACAGCTTCCCCCGCCACCAGGCGGGGCTGGTGAGCTCCATCTACGGCATGACGGTGGTGCTGGGCCCGGTCATCGGCCCCGTCCTCGGCGGCGTGCTGGCCGAGACCTATAATTGGCGCTGGGCCTTCTACATGATCGTCCCCGCCGGCGCGCTGGCCGCCGTGGCGCTGCATTTCGCCCTGCCGCCGGACCGGGCCGAGCCGCGCCAGCCCATGGACTGGCTGGGCTTCCTGCTGCTGGCGACCGCCATCGCCTGCGTGCAGCTCGTGCTCTCGCGCGGGCAGCGGCTCGACTGGTTCGAGTCCACCGAAATCATCCTGGAGGCCTGCATCGCGGTCCTCGCTTTCTATGCCTTCGTCGTGCATTGCCTGACGACGGAGCGGCCCTTCCTGAACCTGCGGCTGCTGCGGCACCGCAATTACGCGCTCGGGCTCATCCTCGTCTTCATCTACGGGATGGTGAACTTCACGCCGATCGTGCTGCTGCCCACGCTCCTGCAGCAGCATGCGGGCTACCCGGACAGCATCATCGGGATGATCGTCGGCTATCGCGGCCTGGGCGGTGTCATCGGCTTCGGCCTCACGCTGCTGATCGGCCGCTGGGATCCGCGCATTGGCATGAGTATCGGCTTCGGGCTGCTCGTTGTCTCGGGGCTGTGGCTGATGAGCCTGGACCTCAATGCCGGGGTGAACCTGCTGCTGGCCAATTCCGTGCTGCAGGGCATCGCGGTCGGCATCATCTGGGTGCCGCTGACGGTCCTCACCTTCGGCGACCTCGACAGCCGTGACACGCCGGAGGGCATGTCGGTCTTCCATTTGCTGCGCAACATCGGCTCAAGCCTTTTCATCTCGCTCAGCGTGACGGAGATCGTGCGCTCCAGCACGATGAACTACAGCCGCATGATGGAGATGCTCTCGCCCTACAACCGCGCGCTGCTCTGGCCCGGCACGATGGGCGGCTGGGAGACGGAGACGGCGCAAGGCCTCGCCCGCCTCTCGCGCGAGGTGGACCGTCAGGCGGCGATGATTGGCCACCTCAACGCCTTCGGGATGTACATGGCGGTCTCCGGCCTCGCCATCCTCTTCGTCCTGCTGGTGCGCGGACGGCGGCGCTGA
- a CDS encoding Bug family tripartite tricarboxylate transporter substrate binding protein, translating to MTHVARRAVLAAPAMALLPRAGLAQAWPSRTITIIVPNPPGGGSDFAARLFVEGLSQALGVPVVIDNRPGANGNIGIQAAVRAAPDGHTLLLQYSGYHAGNPAMMRSITWDPVRDLAPVAMATMAPHVILAAPNLPANTLAEFIAYARANPGRVNYASSGNGSIQHIAGEVLSRAIGAPMVHVPYRGAAPALQDVAGGRVEIFITTPSSAIALVQAGRVKALAMASATRSAGLPDVPTTAEAGLPGFTMDAWFAFFAPAGVPAPILERLNTEFRRLAVDPNIRRRAEEGGAATAAMTIPELDALARREIETLGAVIRGANIVLD from the coding sequence ATGACCCACGTCGCTCGCCGTGCCGTGCTGGCCGCGCCGGCCATGGCCCTGTTGCCGCGCGCTGGCCTGGCCCAGGCCTGGCCCAGCCGCACCATCACCATCATCGTGCCGAATCCGCCCGGCGGCGGTTCCGATTTCGCCGCGCGCCTTTTCGTCGAGGGCCTGTCGCAGGCGCTTGGCGTTCCCGTGGTGATCGACAACCGCCCGGGGGCCAATGGCAATATCGGCATCCAGGCCGCGGTGCGCGCCGCGCCCGACGGCCACACGCTGCTGCTGCAATACTCCGGCTATCACGCCGGCAATCCCGCGATGATGCGCAGCATCACCTGGGATCCCGTGCGTGACCTGGCGCCGGTGGCGATGGCGACCATGGCGCCGCACGTCATCCTGGCGGCGCCCAACCTGCCGGCCAATACGCTGGCCGAGTTCATCGCCTATGCACGCGCCAATCCGGGGCGGGTGAACTACGCCTCCTCCGGCAATGGCTCCATCCAGCATATCGCGGGGGAGGTGCTTTCGCGGGCGATCGGCGCCCCCATGGTGCATGTGCCCTATCGCGGCGCCGCACCCGCCTTGCAGGATGTCGCAGGTGGGAGGGTCGAGATCTTCATCACCACGCCCTCCTCGGCGATCGCGCTCGTGCAGGCGGGGCGGGTCAAGGCGCTTGCCATGGCCAGCGCCACCCGCAGTGCGGGCCTGCCGGACGTTCCGACGACGGCCGAGGCCGGTCTGCCGGGCTTCACCATGGATGCCTGGTTCGCCTTCTTCGCGCCCGCTGGCGTGCCGGCCCCGATCCTGGAGCGGCTGAACACCGAGTTCCGGCGCCTCGCCGTGGACCCGAACATCCGCCGCCGTGCCGAAGAGGGCGGCGCTGCGACGGCGGCGATGACCATTCCTGAACTCGACGCCCTCGCACGCCGCGAGATCGAGACGCTGGGCGCCGTCATCCGTGGCGCCAATATCGTGCTCGACTGA
- a CDS encoding ABC transporter substrate-binding protein, with protein sequence MAPPRLFPLALALAALGGASVMAQSLTMGVGSPVSSLDPHYHQLRSNSEVSQAIFDTLVMTDAQARIRPGLAESWRAMGTEGWEFTLREGITFHDGRPFTADDVAFTLARIPGVTGPGASYTGLIRPISRVEVVSPRVIRFYTSNPSPLLPTYMSQVPMLGRALHQGASTGDFNSGRAAIGTGPFRLVSYASGDRIVFARNEAYWGEKAPWADVTYRIITNDTARAAALLAGDVDIIDQVPTSDLARLRQDARFRIAETTSLRSMYLTLDATRAPPVPLLASSTGAPLDRNPLADPRVRQALSLAIDRRMLVDRVMEGSALASGQFMPPGSFSAIPAFPVPAADAATARRLLAEAGYPQGFQITLAASNDRYMNDARIVQAVGQMWSRIGVRTTVEAQPYAVFIGRASRREAPANLLSWGNSTGEVSVLLNSVLRTVDRARGHGSSNRIQYSNAEMDRLLAAAETELDNARREALLREATQVVLDDRAILPLYLQNAIWAMRAGLTFEARSDERNDPAMVRAVAR encoded by the coding sequence ATGGCCCCTCCCCGCCTGTTTCCGCTCGCCCTCGCCCTGGCCGCCCTTGGCGGCGCCTCGGTCATGGCGCAGAGCCTGACCATGGGCGTCGGCTCGCCCGTGTCTTCGCTCGATCCGCATTACCACCAGCTGCGCTCCAACAGCGAAGTCTCCCAGGCCATCTTCGACACGCTGGTGATGACCGATGCGCAGGCGCGCATCCGCCCCGGGCTTGCGGAGAGCTGGCGTGCGATGGGCACGGAGGGCTGGGAGTTCACGCTGCGTGAGGGCATCACCTTCCATGACGGCCGTCCCTTCACCGCCGACGACGTGGCCTTCACGCTCGCGCGCATCCCGGGCGTGACCGGTCCCGGCGCCTCCTATACCGGCCTGATCCGCCCGATCAGCCGGGTGGAGGTGGTCAGCCCGCGCGTCATCCGCTTCTACACCAGCAACCCATCGCCCCTGCTGCCGACCTATATGAGCCAGGTGCCGATGCTCGGCCGTGCCCTGCATCAAGGTGCCTCGACGGGTGACTTCAACAGCGGTCGGGCGGCCATCGGCACCGGCCCCTTCCGGCTGGTCAGCTATGCGAGTGGGGACCGCATCGTCTTCGCCCGCAACGAGGCCTATTGGGGCGAGAAGGCCCCCTGGGCGGACGTCACCTACCGTATCATCACCAATGATACGGCCCGCGCCGCCGCGCTGCTCGCCGGTGACGTCGACATCATCGACCAGGTGCCGACCAGCGACCTCGCGCGGCTGCGCCAGGATGCGCGCTTCCGCATCGCCGAGACGACGAGCCTGCGCAGCATGTACCTCACGCTCGATGCGACACGCGCGCCCCCGGTGCCGCTCCTGGCCAGCAGCACGGGTGCGCCGCTCGATCGCAATCCGCTGGCCGATCCGCGAGTGCGCCAGGCGCTCTCCCTCGCGATTGACCGGCGGATGCTGGTGGACCGGGTGATGGAGGGCTCCGCCTTGGCGTCGGGGCAGTTCATGCCGCCGGGAAGCTTCAGCGCGATCCCCGCCTTTCCCGTCCCCGCGGCGGACGCCGCCACGGCCCGCCGCCTACTGGCCGAGGCCGGCTATCCGCAGGGCTTCCAGATCACCCTCGCCGCCTCGAACGACCGCTACATGAATGATGCGCGCATCGTGCAGGCCGTCGGGCAGATGTGGAGCCGCATCGGCGTGCGCACGACGGTTGAGGCGCAGCCCTATGCCGTCTTCATCGGGCGCGCTTCCCGGCGGGAGGCGCCCGCCAACCTGCTGAGCTGGGGCAATTCCACGGGCGAGGTCTCGGTCCTGCTGAACTCCGTGCTGCGCACGGTGGACCGGGCGCGCGGCCATGGCTCGTCCAATCGCATCCAGTACTCGAACGCGGAGATGGACCGCCTTCTGGCCGCCGCCGAGACCGAACTGGACAATGCCCGCAGGGAGGCGCTGCTGCGCGAAGCGACGCAGGTCGTCCTCGATGATCGCGCCATCCTGCCTCTCTACCTGCAGAATGCCATCTGGGCGATGCGGGCGGGCCTCACCTTCGAAGCCCGCTCGGATGAGCGGAACGATCCGGCCATGGTCCGCGCCGTGGCACGCTGA